From the genome of Vitis riparia cultivar Riparia Gloire de Montpellier isolate 1030 chromosome 2, EGFV_Vit.rip_1.0, whole genome shotgun sequence:
gcataatataaattataaaatattaaattggatcCAAGTTAAGCTTGGGTTGTCCAAACCTTTACCCGAGTCTAACCTAAATTAAGTTTGGGTTGAAAAAACTCCTGATTTGAGTTGGGTTGGATCGGACCAACCCATCCAAGCTGCACCCCTAAGGCCTAGATGTCACCATTGGACAACCATTCTTCAAATACATTCGCTTTATGACTGCTTTACAACTCATTAAAACTTTATGGATGTAACCAGAATCATGTTATGTGGAGCTATGTTCATTTAGGAGCCATATTTCCATTACTTTAAGTCCTTTTATCTTGAAAGCCTCCTTAATGCTGAAATCAATTCATTGTACGAAAAATAATgaccaaaagaaaaacaatgagaAATTTTTACAACAATGCAGGTTATGCTCCTCTGGATTGTATCATTCTGGTTTGTGGGATCATGGATGATCCCATTCACAGCTCATGTGGTGGGTTTCAGCAAGGAATCTCTAACATACAGAGGGCAAGCACTGTACAGCCTCTTGACAGATGTAGCTGAAGGCCTTGCAGGAATTGCAATTCTCCATCGCTGTCTCTCTCGGTTTTCTCCCCTCCCATCTGATTGGTTCAGGTTCAGCCTGAGAGGGAACTGGCTAGCCGATGTTGCTATAGGGTGCCTCATGTTCCCCCTGGTCAACCGGCTCTCACAGTTCAACCTTGATCTGTTGCCCCTTCTCCCATCCACACCCGTTACACTCTCAAGCGTTGAGCAGTCAATCATGGCACGGGATCCAGTGGCGATGGGGCTGTATGCACTGGTGGTTTCAGTGTGTGCCCCAGTATGGGAGGAGATCGTCTTTCGGGGTTTCCTCCTCCCATCCTTGACCAAATACATGCCCGTATGGTGCTCAATCCTGGTGAGTTCGGTTGCGTTTGCTCTAGCACACTTCAATGTACAGAGAATGCTACCACTTATATTTCTCGGGGTGGTGATGGGTGTCATATTTGCACGGTCAAGGAACCTGTTGCCATCAATGCTGTTGCACAGCCTCTGGAATGGCTTTGTTTTCTTAGATTTGATGAAGTAACGCTATTATTtagctttgtattttatgtacACTGATTGATTGATCTCATCTAAATGAAGCATAGAATGTGGCCAATTTTTATGTGTTGTTCCTTACTCTAGGGATAAAATCACCATGGTTTTCTGTATAGTGATTGTAATTCATTTGCTGGTCGTCACATTTTGCCCGGCCCAATATTACCAAAGATGATCAATCTGCCGATCTGTTTTTGGTTCTTTGATCAAGGAAAAATTGGAATAGGAATTAATATTGAGGCCCTAGGAGACCTAGCATGCCAGCATTATAGTATACAGAGGGAAAAGAAGGGCAACTTTCCAATGCTGAGTTTGCATGCCAACATTTTAGTATATAGAGTTGATGCCCAAGGTTGAGAATTGTGGGgagaaaaaagggagaattgtagaagaaggggaaaaaaatgaagaaaaaaagaaggaagaggGGGATTTGAGGCCAAGATTGACAATTTGAGGATAAACACATTATAGAATATAGAGGGAAAAGGAAGCCAATTCACATGCCAGGGGGCAAAAAAATTGTCAGAAGTGGGATTTGAACCCACGCCCTCTCTCGAGGACCAGAACTTGAGTCTGGCGCCTTAGACCACTCGGCCATCCTGACTTGTTTgtcatttatgaaaaattttgttatttctcTATCAAAAAACTTGTAAGTGAAATTGGTATCAAATAAGGTCGAATGGAATGCTTGCGTTCCTGAAGAATGGATTTCTCCCGTGGGTGCcttgatattttgattttgaggtGCCAAAAGCTTCGTCTCCACCATTAGTCTCATCCTCTTTACACTAGGTGACTTGAACATTCTCAATTATTCTCACACATAGTGACAAATGCAACATCTGAGGATCGAGACAACCCAAAAAGACCTCAGATTTCGGCATGATTTTTTTGGTATACAGGGGCATTGGGTCTATTTTCCTCAATTATTTAAATGACGTTTGATAcgaataaatatgaaaaattagttGACACGTAATTGTCTTCTTGTATCAAAGATTCAATGGGAAAATCGTGGCCGTGTGTGTATCCCACCTAGTATCATTTTGATGGCTGACAAATTTGGCAAACAGGGCAAAGAAATGCCAAAATTATACACTTGAGGTTGTTCAGTTAGtcgtttgtttttactctatcCACAAGTATGTTCTTCACACAACATATATGCCAATAATGGCTTAAGGGTCCTGAAAACTATGCCAGTTGGAAGtccttttctttcaatttaaatCTCacttttggaaattatttcaaCCAATTTCATCTACTGACTAACCCATTCTCTCTATTGGTTTCGAATT
Proteins encoded in this window:
- the LOC117907570 gene encoding uncharacterized protein LOC117907570 — translated: MWSSCSHALSRCPSLPPTISRLRLPNRPGTLYPLSSGFRISESHSKFPKSKWKISCFRHEDSSSETPKSESIDDILSGELVKPEFNKPSTVQKDWASSFREAADVILRVIGKPWVVPWTSETILQVMLLWIVSFWFVGSWMIPFTAHVVGFSKESLTYRGQALYSLLTDVAEGLAGIAILHRCLSRFSPLPSDWFRFSLRGNWLADVAIGCLMFPLVNRLSQFNLDLLPLLPSTPVTLSSVEQSIMARDPVAMGLYALVVSVCAPVWEEIVFRGFLLPSLTKYMPVWCSILVSSVAFALAHFNVQRMLPLIFLGVVMGVIFARSRNLLPSMLLHSLWNGFVFLDLMK